The following nucleotide sequence is from Stanieria sp. NIES-3757.
TTTATCCCTCTTTTATGACTATGGGGAAAAATATTGAATTAGCAAGCAACAGAGAACGAATACTCTAAAAATTGACTTTGAGGAAAAGGAGAACCACGAAAGCGATTCATAATGTTGATTAACTTAGAAAAACCAAGTTGAAGATGTTGATTAGGAAATACGGATAGCCAAGGTTGAATAAGAGAGAAAAAGATTAATGGTTGAATAATTAAGCGCAAGTTATTTAAAGAACTTTTCCAACCAGCACCAGAATCCCACGCCTGATGATTAGAGAAAGGAAAAGAAGAAACTGATTTAAGAGTAGAGACTTGAGAATTGGCATCGGGAACAATCGTCTCTAATTGAAAATAATTAGCTTGAAGACTTACTAAAAAATAAGTACTCATAATTAATTCCCACCAGCGTTCTATACCGTGATAATCTGTAACTCGAAAATCTGCCCAACCAAGTTCATTTTTGACTTGTTTAAACGCATATTCAATCCAGTTTCTCAAACTATATTCTGAAGCAATTGTGGTGGCAATTTTGCCTTTTTTATTCGTCATAATAAACCAAGTATCTTTTGGTTCAGGGTTTTTGTCGTCTTGTTTACTTATTTGATAGAAACGAATATGTTTTCTTGTGCCAAAAATAATTTCTCTAATGTATCTAGTTTCGCTCTTCTTTCGAGATAATTTTTGTTGATAAGCTTGCCATCGATTATATTTTTTTTTCTCATCGCCGAACATCCAAACCTTATGGTTAGAGCGAATTGCCACAATATACTCCAGATTCAATTGCTCCAAAACTGTAATTACATCTCCACTTTCTCCATACAAACTATCA
It contains:
- a CDS encoding putative transposase produces the protein MVTPRREASSTVSFIDHYCQAYQELFSDVRNYEAFKLIHLGMLSEIPRKSLPKIARAVGLKDSQGLNYFLSEAHWNVEKIREIRLWLTKLLIGERKITLCIDETGDVKKGKTTDYVARQYIGNLGKTKNGIVSVNAYAVVEGITYPLLFKIFKPNKCLKAEDTYKTKPQLAVEIIKELQKWNFNIKLILADSLYGESGDVITVLEQLNLEYIVAIRSNHKVWMFGDEKKKYNRWQAYQQKLSRKKSETRYIREIIFGTRKHIRFYQISKQDDKNPEPKDTWFIMTNKKGKIATTIASEYSLRNWIEYAFKQVKNELGWADFRVTDYHGIERWWELIMSTYFLVSLQANYFQLETIVPDANSQVSTLKSVSSFPFSNHQAWDSGAGWKSSLNNLRLIIQPLIFFSLIQPWLSVFPNQHLQLGFSKLINIMNRFRGSPFPQSQFLEYSFSVAC